The Ectothiorhodospiraceae bacterium BW-2 nucleotide sequence AAGATCCCCATAGAGCGCTCTTGGCCAGGGGAAGCGGCCAACTAGCGGGTTCATCGTCTGTAGTGAGGCTTCATCAATCATAATTACCACGATATCGGGGTGGGCTTCGCTCTGCTGCTGATGGTAGAGGGTGCGCAGATCAAATGTTATATACTCCAGCCGATTGAGAGCGCCGGAGATATCGAGCAGCAGCGTAAGGCCAAATAGGGCAGTGATAATCGTTGTGGTGGCTAGGGGGCGCTGTTTGAAAAGTTGCCGCATCGTCTTATTGGTCGTGTTATCGAATGAGTTGGGTTAATTGGCGGTAGCGCTCTCGATCACTGTCGCTTAGGGAGCCTTGGCGCTGAAACAGCTCTAGTAGCTGATTATGCTCCTGTTTGAGCCGTTGGCGATCGAGTTTTGTTACCACTTCGTTAAACTCTAGCTCACGCGCTGCGCCACTCTCTATCAGTAGCGGGGGTTGGGCCAGTAGCTGTTGTAGATGGGGGGCCTCAGAGCGATCACGCCAGTGTTCGAGCAGCGATGCCGCTGAGGCGTCGGGGTGGTGGTGGATAAAGTCGATAATCTCTGCTAATAACGGCGCACCGATGAGATCAAGTTGATCAAGGTTATGATTTTCGCCGATAGTGTGGGCAAGCTGCGGCTGGTGGAGTAGTAGCCAGATAGCCCGTTTAACCAGACTCATCGGCTGGTGGGCCTCTGCTTGGTGCGGCGCGCGCCCGGCGCTGGTGTGGGGGTAGGGGCGGCTCGGGCGGTGGGTAGCCTGTGGCAGCGGCAGATCGGGGCGTTCGAGCAGGATCGCCATCTTAGCTGCATCGGCTTGAATTTTACTACCGCAGCGCTCTAGGAGTAGTTGGCTAAAGGGGGAGCGTTGCAGCTCGGCAAAGAGCGGCTTTAGGCGGGCGATATAGCGACTTCTCCCCTCAATTTGGCGTAGATCACACTTATCGCTCACCTGCTGTAGCAGAAACTCCGCTAGCGGTGTGGCCTGTTGTAGCTGCTGCTGTAGCGCCTCGACACCGTGCTGGCGCACAAAGCTATCGGGGTCTTCTCCTGCGGCTAGAAACAGAAATTGGATTTGGCGCTCTCCTTGTAGCTGTTTTAGACCGTACTCCAGCCCGCGCCAAGCGGCTTTGCGTCCCGCCTCATCGCCATCAAAGCAGAAGATAATATGCTCGCTCACTCGAAATAGCTGCTGTAGGTGGTGGTCAGTGACGGCGGTACCGAGGGTGGCCACCGCGTTATGGATCCCAAATTGCGCTAGTGCTACCACATCCATATAGCCCTCTACCACCATCACGCTCTCTAATTGGCGCTGCTGCTGTCGCGCCTCATAGAGGCCATAGAGCTCGCGTCCCTTACTAAAAATCGCCGTTTCGGGGGAGTTGAGATATTTTGGCTTGCTATCGTCTAGTACACGGCCCCCAAAGGCGATCACCCGACCGCGACGGTCGCGGATCGGGAAGATAATTCGCTCCCGAAAGCGGTCGTACCAGCTATTGCGATCAGTGTTATGAATAGTTAGCCCTAACTGTTCGAGATCGTGATGGGGATAGGAGAGTGCTTTGAGCAGATTATCCCATCCAGGCGGCGC carries:
- a CDS encoding DNA primase encodes the protein MSGRIPQSFIDDLIQRVDIVEVIDARVPLKRAGRNYSACCPFHNEKSPSFSVNPEKQFYHCFGCKASGSAITFLMEYDGMSFIEALQTLAPMAGMTLPQPEKLSTTPSSGVTTSIDPYQIMAQASQYFQQQLRHHTQAATAVSYLQQRGLSGEICRRYAIGYAPPGWDNLLKALSYPHHDLEQLGLTIHNTDRNSWYDRFRERIIFPIRDRRGRVIAFGGRVLDDSKPKYLNSPETAIFSKGRELYGLYEARQQQRQLESVMVVEGYMDVVALAQFGIHNAVATLGTAVTDHHLQQLFRVSEHIIFCFDGDEAGRKAAWRGLEYGLKQLQGERQIQFLFLAAGEDPDSFVRQHGVEALQQQLQQATPLAEFLLQQVSDKCDLRQIEGRSRYIARLKPLFAELQRSPFSQLLLERCGSKIQADAAKMAILLERPDLPLPQATHRPSRPYPHTSAGRAPHQAEAHQPMSLVKRAIWLLLHQPQLAHTIGENHNLDQLDLIGAPLLAEIIDFIHHHPDASAASLLEHWRDRSEAPHLQQLLAQPPLLIESGAARELEFNEVVTKLDRQRLKQEHNQLLELFQRQGSLSDSDRERYRQLTQLIR